Part of the Mangifera indica cultivar Alphonso chromosome 4, CATAS_Mindica_2.1, whole genome shotgun sequence genome, ccttatgattaaattttgaagagCGATATTTCTCCcatagggtttcaatttttcaggcAAACCTCTTCCTCTCTGACAATCAACACCCTTCAACTGTCTCTCACCCTTTTCCAGTCTCATCCTCGCTAGAGAAGACGAATATTCGTTTAGACGAAGTCGAATCATCTTGTTCCAAACGAATCAAATAAGATGATTCTCGTCTTCATCGATTCCAGATAAATCGACaaagaagagaaatcatcttcgtcAAGAAATTTAAGGCATTGGAGCAAAAATCAACATGACACCGAAGTAGAAATCGACAAAGATGCGAACCATTTCTCGATGAAGACGAGAATCATCTTAGTAGATTCGTCTATATGAAAACGATTTATCTTTGTCTAGACGAATACTCATCTTATTCAATGAAGATAAGACCATAAGAAAGGAGAGAGACAGTCGGAGGGTACCGATTGCCAGAGAGGGAGAGGTTTgcatgaaaaattgaaattgctagggggggaatgcaacttttcaaagtttaatcataaaagaaattgttagtttttaaaatttagggaaaaaaataatataaatttttatataaatgtatatttactACATAATTTATGCggatattttatcatttcatttttaagggtaaaactatcattttaactTTATCCTAATAGAAATCATCGTATTAACAACTCATGGGTGGGACTTTGGAGAtgcatcaaacattgggtgggaataagtctctGGCCTAATATGTGGCTCCAAGTTGGTTTTACCGAGAAGCTTTAATATCCacaaatagtattttattttcatttatttgtcaTGAAATTGggataaaaatttgtcattgaaaCGAGTTCTATTAAACACTGGATTATGCATCTATTATAATGTTTTTAactattaatcttaaaaattaacgaTTGATTttgttagataaataaaaaaattatttattttaaacttaaatattgaAACTCTACTATTTCATCGAACATTGGATGAGAAATAGCCATTTGCATCGTTTTGCTACACCTAGGTGACATTGTTGTCAAACCATGGGTAGGGCAAACAACCCACATTAACTATGAATGTGGTGGTGGTGACTGTTTGGTGTGGGAAGGTCTTGTTGCAAAACTTTAAATCATAAACCTTAAACTGatatgtaattttgaatttttttataattattatttttataaaagatttttcttgataattatttataaatatattcggAGGGTTTATTGTATACAAATGTTAGCCAACTCTTCAGCGGCTATACAAGGATAACCAAGCAAATAtataatgacaattttgccaTCATCCCTAACATTCCAATACTTATGAAAATCCAAACAGCCTGCTGCATCGTTCGACTCTCACTTTCAACAAGCATTTCGGGCAATGCTCATGGAAAAAAACACGATATCCAATAAGAAAATTCTCTCAATCCaagtatttaataatatatttggttTGTCTATTGTCTTTATTAACAACTGATTAGATTTTAAGGTCTATTGTTGTTGAAATCAAATGCAGAGGTTGGGCTGGCATGATTTAGTCTAGTGGGCGAATCACACCCactatacttaaaaatatttttttgcccTCATAGTattgaacaaaattttttgaaattgtttttttttttttttttttggttggataCAGAGGATAGTAAACCTCTACAAGTGACAACACGATTATGTATATTGGTGATAATTAAATAAGACAAGATATACCAAGGCTTGTGGAGTCGTTGAGCCTTCATTTGACTATAGACCTAAGGTAATAGTACATCCGCATAATAATGAAGATTGAAGGTTTTATCATACGGTtattcaacactataataactttatcatatTGTAACACTctaggtccaataacccggtccactgttaagatattattcactttggacacacagtccatcatgagtttgcttctgggctttacaacccaaaacgcgtcttaacagttaagaagctcacagactatttaaccaattcaattctcccaccactaaccaatgtgggatccaaagacagagcacacacagacccaacatctctcctgtgctttgtcgatgtgggattcacCTAGGGGTATCACACATATTATGTGTGCTCTTGAGTAAAATAATACTAGGATTTTAGACGTTTTAGTATTAACCATCTTAAGCACTTAtagattatttattatcaaactacatattgattttttttttcaaatttctccacctTAATTAAATTCTTGGATTAAATATGGTTTAACTTTGTGCAAAAACTAAAAGGTTgaacatgattttttttatttaccaaaaattACTTTGCACAAAAACTCTTAGATACAGAGGTTAAATTGTTAAACACTATTTTAATGactatattcatataatttatagaGTATtcgtaaaaattattttgataaaaatcgTTAAAGCCCTCCAataaagttaatttaattaattatcttttatataaaaatatttttaaggccaaactactatttcccacccaaggtttagtgaaaagacATTTCCCACtcgttaatattaaaaaaacataaatacttacctatttattaaaatttactgttagtgttaaaggttaaaatatcatttactaaaaatatttaaaaaaactaaaaatttattatattttttctcaaatttaaaaatctaacaattttcatcacccaagatttgaaaagtgattaaatcccccttagggttttcttctCCTCTCTAGCCACTTTCATTCTGATCGACTGCTAGCCTTTCCCACCCATCTTTCCTTTCTAGTCGTCTCTCTTGGTGTTGACCTGTCGTCGTGATGATTCGTTTGGATGATGAATAATTCACCTAAAtgaatcatcttcgtctggaCGACAAACGATTTGTCATCATCTAAATGAAGATGAAGGGTTGACcgacttcatcttcatctagatGATGACGACTTGTCATCGTCCAAATAAAGAAGATTTGTTTGAATGAATCGAAATGACGATGAGTGATGAAATTTCAACATCGAAAGACATGGTTGAGAAGGAGAGATGAGTGAGAAGGGTAGCTTGTTCGCTGAAATGGAGGTgattagagaagagaagaaaattctgGGGgatttaatcatttttcaaactttgaataaaaaaaaaatattagatttttaaatctagtggtgacatatgataaatttttaattttttaaatatttttattaaataatatttttacctttaattctaataataaattttaatagataggtgaatatttaaaattttttaaattaacatatGAGAATTAGTTTTTCCACTagactttgggtgggaaatagtgctttaacctatttttaaatgaatatttaagaaACAAAACTAGAAAAGAGCATCTTCAATACGGCAAGATAATATTCCCGTTGTACGTGCGTTGTAACGGCCCCGGTAACTCCGTCTTTCGACCAACTTTCAATTTCAACGGCGTCACTGTCCGTAAATCCCCGttgaaaatatataagtaaaaacaGAATTTAACGTAAaacagataaaacaaaaataagaaaacactaaggtattacttttctttttgattCTCTTACAAGATCTGGTCGCATTTAGCTTCCTCAATCAATTCGAGTCTTGAGTTCAACCTCCAAGATTCATTTCAAGGTCagctctttctcttcttttcagctaatttcttttctgttttgtgTTCTTCTTGAACGTGATTAGGTTTTTGCTTGTATTTCATTGGGTTGTTTACGCGTTTTTAATCTTTCTGTTTGTATTTGTGTGCTGGAACCCCTTGATTTTTCAATGATTGGTGCTTTTTAATCTGGGTCTTGTTGTTATCTTTCTTGGTATGTTTCGTTTAGATCTGTTCTTGAAGTTGTGAGATAATTCTGCTGTTTGGTGTTGGAAAGCCCTAGTTTTCTGTTTATTGGTGAGAAATTTGAGGATGCTGGGAATtggaaattcataattttggaTCTTATATGTAGATTTGTATGTTTTGGGTATTGGTTTGGATTTTGAGGTAATGACTAGATAAACTTGTTAGGTTAATTAGTTTCATTTTGTGCTAATAATATGCTTTATAGTattctttttcagttttaaatggTGCAAAAGGttctttttatttccttttttttctttctttggtcactatatataattatttaaccatAACAATCGTGTGATGATGCACTAACATGCCATGTTAATGTGttaatgtttattaaataaatactcGTGCCTGTATCTATCGTGAGTGGGATGTagattttgattattgaatctTGATTCAAAACAGAATGACTATTATAATCATTGTTTGAGAAGCTTCGACTGGGATTAGATCTACAAGCTATTTTATTCATTGGGGTTCGGATTTTTGTATATAAGAATCATTTGATCGAATTATACgcatcttaattatttttatatgttatatttgttgattttaagTATATATGTTTCATTTGACTGGATTCAGACATTTTATTCACaggattttttaaacttaaattgaatggAGGGAGTTGGAGGCGACGGCGCCTCAGTTGCATCACCTGTCTCTCAATGGGGACATGATGCTTGGAGGATGTATCAGTATTACCTAGATAAGACTACCCCACATATGACTTATAGGTGGATTGGAACTCTTGTTGTTGTTGTGATCTACTGTCTGCGGGTTTACTATGTGCAAGGTTTTTACATCATTTCCTATGGTCTTGGGATATATCTTCTGAATCTACTAATTGGGTTTTTGTCGCCTCTGGTTGATCCTGAGATTGAAGTTTCTGAAGGGCCTATATTGCCAACAAAGGGTTCAGATGAATTCAAGCCTTTCATCCGCCGACTCCCGGAGTTTAAATTCTGGtaaacaagaattttttttttaataatgttgaTGACAGCAGTTGCATTTTTCAAATCTAGTGGGGAGATCTCTTTAACATTGTGGTTCCTACTTCACAT contains:
- the LOC123215039 gene encoding protein RER1B-like, which produces MEGVGGDGASVASPVSQWGHDAWRMYQYYLDKTTPHMTYRWIGTLVVVVIYCLRVYYVQGFYIISYGLGIYLLNLLIGFLSPLVDPEIEVSEGPILPTKGSDEFKPFIRRLPEFKFWYVMTKAFCIAFVMTFFSVFDVPVFWPILLCYWIVLFVLTMRRQIAHMIKYKYIPFNIGKQKYGGKKPSTSGGGPRGD